One Candidatus Limnocylindrales bacterium genomic window, AGGAGGAGAATTCTCAAGTCCCGGGCACCCAGGGATCTGGCTGCCTGAACATACTCCCGCTGACGCTCTACCAACACCGAAGCCCTTACAATTCGCGCGTATTCCGGGATTCCTACAATCCCGATGGCAATTATGGCATTGAACAGGCCGGGACCCAAAACTGCTACAATGAGAATCGCCAGTAAAATGCCCGGGAAAGCCAGGAGGATGTCCATGAATCTCATGATGAGATGATCCAAAGCACCTGAATAATATCCGGACAAAGCGCCGAAAATAATCCCAAATCCCAAAGAGATACCTACCGAAACCAATCCGACTTGAAAAGAAATGCGAGCTCCATAAAGGATTCGGCTGAGGATATCCCTTCCAAAATCATCGGTTCCCAGAAGATGTTCCCGACTTCCCTTCAAGTCCCAAACAGGTGGCTTTAAGCGCCCATACAGGTCTTGGGCCAACGGATCATAAGGAGCCAGATAGGGAGCCAAAAGGGCAGAAGTCAGAAATAACAGGAGAAGAATTCCCCCGGCCAGTGCAGCTTTGTTTTTTTTGAAGCGATACCAGGTTTTAAGTGTGGGCGTAGAAGGGGATCGAGGTGTAAGAGATACCTCCGTATTTCCAGATGATCCGTTTGCTCTTCTTCTTTCCTTTCTTTCATCCTTTAATTCGAGGGTCCACATATGCGTATAAAAGATCTAC contains:
- a CDS encoding ABC transporter permease, which encodes MWTLELKDERKERRRANGSSGNTEVSLTPRSPSTPTLKTWYRFKKNKAALAGGILLLLFLTSALLAPYLAPYDPLAQDLYGRLKPPVWDLKGSREHLLGTDDFGRDILSRILYGARISFQVGLVSVGISLGFGIIFGALSGYYSGALDHLIMRFMDILLAFPGILLAILIVAVLGPGLFNAIIAIGIVGIPEYARIVRASVLVERQREYVQAARSLGARDLRILLLTILPNCFAPILVKTTLGFATAIVEAAGLSFLGLGAQPPTPEWGAMLNQARALILRAWWVITFPGLAIFLSTLGFNLLGDGLRDVLDPRLK